A region from the Biomphalaria glabrata chromosome 14, xgBioGlab47.1, whole genome shotgun sequence genome encodes:
- the LOC129922998 gene encoding uncharacterized protein LOC129922998, translated as MTTLEKLMDSLQVSSAPISIFKEAPVSPVLLERYESITRAIQRSFPGYPRSSIITKLEVIKALSGGTLNMFSNYHLIKAITNSIIQDRVQQQNLASNYLASCRRVYYTASGPRYSCLTSSKRRCRTASRRGSHKSAGQNDEQGPSQKSGQRTTGQKDERGQSKNVGQSRSSKRARRVRMFFL; from the exons ATGACAACTTTAGAAAAATTAATGGACAGCCTTCAGGTATCTTCAGCACCAATCAGTATTTTTAAAGAAGCTCCAGTTAGCCCAGTTTTACTAGAGCGATATGAAAGCATCACCAGGGCCATACAAAGGTCCTTCCCTGGTTACCCAAG GAGCTCCATTATTACTAAACTTGAAGTGATAAAAGCACTCTCTGGTGGAACACTGAATATGTTCAGCAACTATCACCTGATCAAAGCCATAACAAATTCAATAATTCAGGACAGGGTGCAACAG CAAAACCTAGCTTCTAACTACCTTGCTTCATGCAGAAGAGTTTACTATACTGCCTCAGGACCAAGATATAGTTGTTTAACTTCCAGTAAAAGAAGATGTAGGACAGCCAGTCGCAGAGGTAGCCATAAGTCAGCAGGTCAGAATGATGAACAAGGTCCAAGTCAAAAAAGTGGCCAAAGAACAACAGGTCAGAAAGATGAACGAGGCCAAAGTAAAAATGTTGGCCAAAGTAGATCAAGTAAAAGAGCTAGAAGAGTcaggatgttttttttataa